The Lutibacter profundi genome includes a region encoding these proteins:
- a CDS encoding AIR synthase related protein: MSSEISKRYSLRGVSASKEDVHNAIKNVDKGLFSKAFCKIVPDYLTNDKDYCLIMHADGAGTKSSLAYVYWKETGDISVWKGIAQDALIMNIDDLICVGATTNIMLSSTIGRNKNLIPGEVISEIINGTEELLQDLKKFGVEIHSTGGETADVGDLVRTIIVDSTVTARMKRVDVIDNANIEVGDVIVGLASFGQATYENEYNGGMGSNGLTSARHDVFHKYLVDKYPESFDAAVPEDLVYSGNVKLMDKVENLPINAGKLVLSPTRTYAPIIKEILKKFTAKEIHGMVHCSGGAQTKILHFIDNLHIIKDNMFAIPPLFKLIQEQSKTDWEEMYQVFNCGHRMELYVPSEIANDIISISKNFNVDAQIIGRVAASETKKLTIKSEFGTFKY, from the coding sequence GTTTCAGCTTCTAAAGAAGATGTACATAATGCAATTAAAAATGTGGATAAAGGATTATTTTCGAAGGCATTTTGTAAAATTGTACCAGACTATTTAACTAATGATAAAGATTATTGTTTGATAATGCATGCCGATGGAGCAGGAACAAAATCATCTTTAGCTTATGTGTACTGGAAAGAGACAGGAGATATTTCGGTTTGGAAAGGTATAGCCCAAGATGCTTTAATTATGAATATTGATGATTTAATTTGTGTTGGAGCTACTACTAATATTATGCTGTCATCTACAATTGGTCGTAATAAAAATTTAATACCGGGTGAAGTAATTTCTGAAATTATAAATGGTACCGAAGAATTATTACAAGATTTAAAAAAGTTTGGAGTAGAAATTCATTCAACAGGTGGTGAAACTGCCGATGTAGGAGATTTGGTAAGAACTATTATTGTAGATTCTACAGTAACTGCTCGAATGAAAAGAGTAGATGTTATTGATAACGCTAATATTGAAGTAGGTGATGTTATTGTAGGTTTGGCTTCTTTCGGACAGGCAACTTACGAAAATGAATATAACGGAGGTATGGGCTCCAACGGATTAACATCTGCACGTCATGACGTGTTTCATAAATATTTGGTAGATAAATACCCAGAAAGTTTTGATGCTGCTGTGCCAGAAGATTTAGTGTATTCAGGAAATGTAAAACTAATGGATAAAGTTGAAAATTTACCTATAAACGCAGGTAAATTAGTATTGTCACCAACAAGAACGTATGCGCCAATTATTAAAGAAATTCTTAAAAAGTTTACAGCAAAAGAAATTCACGGAATGGTGCATTGTAGTGGAGGAGCACAAACAAAAATACTTCATTTTATAGATAATTTACATATTATTAAAGATAATATGTTTGCCATACCACCTTTGTTTAAATTAATTCAAGAGCAAAGTAAAACCGATTGGGAAGAAATGTATCAAGTGTTTAATTGTGGGCATAGAATGGAATTATATGTACCTTCTGAAATTGCAAATGACATTATTAGTATTTCAAAAAATTTCAATGTTGATGCACAAATTATTGGAAGGGTAGCAGCTTCAGAAACTAAAAAACTAACTATAAAAAGTGAGTTTGGTACATTTAAATATTAA
- a CDS encoding ABC transporter transmembrane domain-containing protein: protein MKTKWQLIAEFIKSNKSLVIIAFTSGLCYNIILLLIPISLGRFYEFNFGFSSKRLKLLESMPFINTESFNNFLLFFIGLVLIRFVFEFVNRYVISIIGERFTKSLREQLFEHQLHIDTPIYDQKGIGKYLLRYSGDLKSIQNYITNGLFKFTQDLILIIILVVTISYINFYFGLIVAISIGISILMLFFINNILYNISVSRRNQRSAMLTFVNTRLRAIQSIKAFNKYTPEKNKYIKRSENIYTIGKKYQQTISAIQSIIPAITYLMLALLMWYVYYLKTNEGAIFNGSSLLILILLIISFLPILRRTLRVSITWKLGNISFEKLLNIFSLDAENSISFKKINLAEKKICFKNVSFSYPNSNNQVFDKLDITLYPKKLTLIIGESGTGKNTFIKLLLKIYKPTKGVINYGEYTSNELSEKTIRKNITVISDEFSLYGRTVYEAISYNKSKERKIKVREILENIQQFETNNNKLELQDSIGDLGSKLTSGQKKLLMYCRALLTNKPILIIDRPFEGLNLKTASHLQTILNTLKLEKTIIILDNDIPKELKIDYTYTIINNTLIKGYTR, encoded by the coding sequence TTGAAAACAAAATGGCAGTTAATAGCTGAATTTATAAAAAGTAATAAATCCCTTGTAATTATAGCATTTACAAGTGGTTTATGCTATAATATTATACTATTATTAATTCCTATTAGTCTAGGGCGTTTTTATGAATTTAACTTTGGGTTCTCGTCAAAACGTTTAAAATTATTAGAATCAATGCCATTTATAAATACTGAAAGTTTTAATAATTTTTTATTATTCTTTATTGGTCTTGTTTTAATTCGTTTTGTTTTTGAATTTGTTAATAGGTATGTAATTTCTATTATTGGAGAACGTTTTACTAAAAGTCTTAGAGAGCAACTTTTTGAACATCAACTTCATATAGATACGCCTATCTACGATCAAAAAGGAATTGGAAAATATTTACTAAGATATAGTGGCGATTTAAAAAGTATCCAAAACTATATAACTAATGGTTTATTTAAGTTTACACAAGACCTTATTTTAATAATAATTCTTGTTGTAACAATTTCTTATATCAATTTCTATTTTGGTTTAATTGTTGCAATTTCTATAGGTATTTCTATACTCATGTTGTTTTTCATAAATAACATTCTTTACAATATATCTGTAAGCCGAAGAAATCAACGATCAGCAATGTTAACTTTTGTAAATACCCGATTACGAGCAATACAGTCTATAAAAGCATTTAATAAATACACTCCTGAAAAAAATAAATATATTAAACGTTCAGAAAACATATACACTATTGGTAAAAAATATCAACAAACCATAAGCGCAATTCAATCCATTATTCCAGCAATAACATACTTAATGTTAGCTTTATTAATGTGGTATGTATATTATTTGAAAACCAATGAAGGTGCTATTTTTAATGGGTCTTCTTTATTAATTTTAATTTTATTAATTATATCATTTCTTCCTATTTTAAGACGTACGCTAAGAGTTAGCATTACTTGGAAGTTAGGAAATATTTCATTTGAAAAACTACTAAACATATTTTCATTAGACGCCGAAAATAGCATCTCTTTTAAAAAAATAAACCTTGCTGAAAAAAAAATATGTTTTAAAAATGTTTCTTTTAGCTACCCAAATTCAAATAATCAGGTTTTTGATAAGCTAGATATTACATTATACCCTAAAAAACTTACACTTATAATAGGTGAATCAGGAACTGGTAAAAATACATTTATTAAACTATTGCTAAAAATTTATAAACCTACAAAAGGGGTAATAAATTACGGAGAATATACTTCTAATGAATTATCGGAAAAAACTATCCGTAAAAATATAACTGTGATTTCTGATGAATTTTCCTTATATGGAAGAACAGTTTATGAAGCTATTTCGTATAATAAATCAAAAGAAAGGAAAATTAAGGTTCGTGAAATTTTAGAAAATATACAGCAATTTGAAACTAACAATAACAAACTAGAGTTACAAGATTCAATAGGTGATTTAGGAAGCAAACTTACAAGTGGGCAAAAAAAGTTATTAATGTATTGTAGAGCTCTTTTAACCAACAAACCAATACTTATTATTGACCGCCCTTTTGAAGGTTTAAATCTTAAAACTGCAAGTCATTTACAAACAATTTTAAACACTTTAAAACTAGAAAAAACAATTATTATTTTAGATAATGATATTCCTAAAGAGCTGAAAATTGATTACACCTACACAATAATAAATAATACTTTAATTAAAGGTTATACTCGTTAA
- a CDS encoding DUF2490 domain-containing protein, which translates to MNKSPLKTIRTLLIIVIISSSFTSNSYSQDLTNNLKLWSGISVTYKVNEKLKIKLSELLAYNASPSNYSFSQTKIALSYKLKRRTYIGGGYVKGLFNDSNSLRRQGATDSWFNKLTVDRIYGNFSYKHNIVKRLTLKHKIEFQYFYTDLDKYKTRTIYSARIGYNVRKSSLSPYIEGQFFNYSGGVISSGIKRSRLKTGLSFKPISASRMRVSLYYISQNEFNTEELSDNDYSVLGLSLSFKIN; encoded by the coding sequence ATGAATAAATCACCCCTAAAAACTATTAGAACCCTTTTAATAATTGTAATTATCTCTTCTAGTTTTACTTCAAATTCTTACTCTCAAGACCTTACAAATAATTTAAAACTATGGTCAGGAATAAGTGTAACCTACAAAGTAAATGAAAAGTTAAAAATCAAATTAAGTGAACTTTTAGCATACAACGCTTCACCTAGTAATTACAGTTTTTCACAAACAAAAATAGCACTATCTTATAAATTAAAGAGAAGAACCTATATAGGTGGTGGTTATGTGAAAGGGCTTTTTAACGATTCAAATTCATTAAGAAGACAAGGAGCTACTGACAGTTGGTTTAACAAATTAACAGTAGACAGAATTTATGGTAATTTTTCCTACAAACACAATATTGTAAAACGTCTAACATTGAAACATAAAATTGAATTTCAATATTTCTATACAGATTTAGATAAATATAAAACAAGAACAATCTATTCAGCTAGAATAGGATATAATGTGAGAAAATCTAGCCTTTCACCATATATTGAAGGACAGTTTTTTAATTATAGTGGAGGTGTAATCTCCTCTGGAATTAAAAGGTCTCGGCTTAAAACCGGCCTAAGTTTCAAGCCTATTTCAGCTTCTAGAATGAGAGTTTCTCTCTACTATATTTCACAAAATGAATTTAACACCGAAGAACTTTCTGATAATGATTATTCAGTGTTAGGATTAAGCCTCTCTTTTAAAATTAATTAA
- the prfA gene encoding peptide chain release factor 1, whose protein sequence is MLDKLRIIKQRFDEVSDLIIQPDIISDQKRYIKINKEYKDLSAVMKVGDEYISLLNNIEEAKEIIADGTDEEMTEMAKMELEEATSRLPKLEDQIKFMLIPKDPEDSKNVIVEIRAGTGGDEASIFAGDLYRMYTKYCSDKGWKTEIEDLSEGTSGGFKEIIFSVTGTDVYGDMKFESGVHRVQRVPQTETQGRVHTSAATVMVLPEAEEFDVELKPSDIRVDYFCSSGPGGQSVNTTYSAVRLTHIPSGLVAQCQDQKSQHKNKDKAMKVLRSRLYEQELEKKLAADSAKRNSLVASGDRSAKIRTYNYPQGRVTEHRIGLTLYDLSNVINGDIHKIIDELKLAENTAKLKELGEVL, encoded by the coding sequence ATGTTAGATAAATTAAGAATTATAAAGCAACGATTTGATGAAGTTTCGGATTTAATAATTCAACCCGATATTATTTCAGATCAAAAGAGATATATAAAAATTAATAAGGAGTATAAAGATTTAAGTGCGGTAATGAAAGTAGGAGATGAGTATATTTCCTTGTTGAATAATATTGAAGAAGCCAAAGAAATTATTGCAGATGGGACTGATGAAGAAATGACTGAAATGGCCAAAATGGAGTTAGAGGAGGCAACTAGTCGTTTACCAAAATTAGAAGATCAAATTAAATTTATGTTAATACCAAAAGACCCTGAAGACTCTAAAAATGTGATTGTTGAAATTAGGGCAGGCACAGGAGGTGATGAAGCGAGTATTTTTGCTGGAGATTTGTATAGAATGTATACAAAATATTGTTCAGACAAAGGTTGGAAAACGGAAATAGAAGATTTGAGTGAAGGAACTTCAGGCGGATTTAAAGAAATTATTTTTAGCGTAACAGGTACCGATGTTTATGGAGACATGAAATTTGAATCAGGAGTACATCGTGTACAGCGTGTTCCTCAAACTGAAACACAAGGCCGTGTGCATACTTCAGCAGCAACCGTTATGGTATTGCCAGAAGCAGAAGAATTTGACGTAGAATTAAAACCAAGTGATATTAGAGTAGATTATTTTTGTTCTTCAGGACCTGGTGGGCAATCTGTTAATACAACCTATTCTGCAGTTAGGTTAACACACATACCTTCAGGGTTAGTTGCTCAATGCCAAGATCAAAAATCGCAGCATAAAAACAAGGATAAAGCAATGAAAGTTTTACGTTCTCGTTTATATGAACAAGAATTAGAGAAAAAATTAGCAGCAGATTCAGCAAAGCGAAATTCACTTGTTGCTAGTGGTGATCGTTCTGCAAAAATTAGAACCTATAATTATCCTCAAGGCCGTGTTACGGAACATAGAATAGGATTAACCCTCTATGATTTATCAAACGTAATTAATGGTGATATTCATAAAATTATTGATGAATTAAAACTGGCTGAAAATACAGCTAAATTAAAAGAACTTGGTGAAGTTTTGTAA
- the rplT gene encoding 50S ribosomal protein L20 produces the protein MPRSVNSVASRAKRKKILKQAKGYFGRRKNVYTVAKNAVEKGMLYSYRDRKNKKRTFRALWILRINAGVRQYGMSYSQFMGKVKANNIELNRKVLADLAMNNPEAFKAIVDTVK, from the coding sequence ATGCCAAGATCAGTAAATTCAGTTGCTTCAAGAGCTAAAAGAAAAAAGATATTGAAGCAAGCAAAGGGTTACTTTGGACGTAGAAAAAACGTTTATACAGTAGCAAAAAATGCGGTTGAAAAAGGAATGTTATATTCTTATAGAGATCGAAAAAATAAAAAGAGAACTTTTCGTGCTTTATGGATTCTACGTATTAACGCTGGAGTTCGTCAGTATGGAATGTCTTACTCACAGTTTATGGGAAAAGTTAAAGCTAATAATATTGAATTGAATCGTAAGGTTCTTGCAGATTTAGCTATGAATAACCCAGAAGCTTTTAAGGCAATTGTAGATACCGTAAAATAA
- the rpmI gene encoding 50S ribosomal protein L35, producing the protein MPKMKTKSSAKKRFKLTGSGKIKRKHAFKSHILTKKSKKRKLRLTHDGLVHKSDRANILQQLTLK; encoded by the coding sequence ATGCCTAAAATGAAAACAAAATCTAGTGCTAAAAAGCGTTTTAAGCTTACAGGTTCTGGAAAAATTAAAAGAAAGCATGCTTTTAAAAGTCATATTTTGACTAAAAAAAGCAAAAAACGTAAATTAAGGTTAACACATGATGGTTTGGTACACAAATCAGATAGAGCTAACATTTTACAACAGTTAACTTTAAAATAA
- the infC gene encoding translation initiation factor IF-3 — protein MKEDQHRINEKITYVDEVRLVGDNVEVGVYSISKAKSLAREQELDLVEISPKAKPPVCKIIDYKKFLYEQKKREKAQKSKASKVVVKEIRFGPNTDEHDFEFKKKHAIKFLQDGAKLKAFVFFKGRSIIYKDQGHILLLRLATELEEYGKVEQMPKLEGKRMIMYLAPKKK, from the coding sequence ATCAAAGAAGATCAACATAGAATTAATGAGAAAATTACATATGTTGATGAAGTACGGTTAGTAGGTGATAACGTAGAAGTTGGTGTGTATTCAATTTCTAAAGCTAAATCACTTGCTAGAGAACAAGAACTAGATTTGGTTGAGATATCTCCCAAAGCAAAGCCGCCTGTTTGTAAAATAATAGACTATAAAAAATTTCTTTATGAACAAAAAAAGAGAGAGAAAGCTCAAAAATCTAAGGCTAGTAAAGTAGTTGTTAAAGAAATTAGGTTTGGTCCAAATACTGATGAGCATGATTTTGAATTTAAAAAGAAACATGCTATTAAATTTTTACAAGATGGTGCTAAATTAAAAGCATTTGTGTTTTTTAAAGGTAGATCTATTATTTACAAAGATCAAGGACATATATTACTTTTAAGATTAGCAACTGAACTTGAAGAATATGGAAAAGTAGAGCAAATGCCTAAATTAGAAGGTAAACGTATGATTATGTATTTAGCTCCTAAAAAGAAATAA
- the thrS gene encoding threonine--tRNA ligase, protein MIKITLPDGTIKEYKKGSTPMDVAKSISEGFARNVISAKFNDKTVETSTPLNEDGSLVLYTFNDVEGKKTFWHSSAHVLAQAITSLYPNVKLTIGPAIENGFYYDVDLGENVISDKDFKTIEQKMLEFARGKHEFKMREVSKEDALNLYKSQNNQYKVELIENLTDGEITFCDHSDFTDLCRGGHIPNTGIIKAVKIMSVAGAYWRGDEKNNQLTRVYGISFPKQKMLTEYLALLEEAKKRDHRKLGKELELFTFSAKVGQGLPLWLPKGAALRERLENFLKKAQKKAGYEMVITPHIGQKELYVTSGHYAKYGEDSFQPIHTPKEGEEFLLKPMNCPHHCEIYNHKPYSYKELPKRFAEFGTVYRYEQSGELHGLTRVRGFTQDDAHIFCTPEQLNEEFKSVIDLVLYVFKSLSFENFTTQVSLRDKENSDKYIGSDENWQKAENAILNAVKEKGLDYIVEYGEAAFYGPKLDFMVKDALGRSWQLGTIQVDYNLPERFDLTYKGADNKLHRPVMIHRAPFGSMERFIAVLLEHTAGKFPLWLTPEQVIILPISDKYQKYAEKVLHLLENSEIRALIDDRNEKTGRKIRDAELNKIPFMLIIGEKEEENGTVSVRKQSEGDKGTITTNEFISLLNKEINSTLEQF, encoded by the coding sequence ATGATTAAAATAACGTTACCTGACGGAACAATTAAAGAGTATAAAAAAGGAAGCACTCCAATGGATGTGGCTAAAAGCATTAGTGAAGGATTTGCTAGAAATGTAATTTCAGCCAAGTTTAATGATAAAACCGTTGAAACCTCTACACCTCTTAATGAAGATGGAAGTTTGGTGCTATATACATTTAATGATGTTGAGGGTAAAAAAACTTTTTGGCATTCTTCTGCACATGTACTCGCCCAAGCTATTACATCACTTTATCCAAACGTTAAATTAACCATAGGTCCTGCAATTGAAAATGGCTTTTATTACGATGTTGATTTAGGCGAAAATGTAATTTCAGATAAAGACTTTAAAACTATTGAACAAAAAATGCTTGAATTTGCTCGTGGCAAACATGAGTTTAAAATGCGTGAAGTTTCAAAAGAAGATGCATTGAACCTTTATAAAAGTCAAAACAATCAATATAAAGTTGAATTAATTGAAAACTTAACTGATGGTGAAATTACTTTCTGTGATCATTCAGACTTTACAGATTTATGTCGTGGTGGGCATATACCTAACACCGGCATTATTAAAGCTGTAAAAATAATGAGTGTTGCAGGAGCATATTGGCGAGGCGATGAAAAAAATAATCAATTAACACGTGTTTACGGCATCTCTTTTCCAAAACAAAAAATGCTTACAGAATATTTAGCCTTATTAGAAGAAGCTAAAAAACGAGATCACCGAAAACTTGGAAAAGAATTGGAATTATTTACCTTTTCTGCAAAAGTTGGTCAAGGGCTACCTCTTTGGCTTCCAAAAGGGGCTGCATTAAGAGAGCGATTAGAGAATTTCCTAAAAAAAGCACAAAAAAAAGCTGGATATGAGATGGTGATTACACCTCATATTGGACAAAAAGAGCTGTATGTAACTTCAGGTCACTATGCAAAATATGGAGAAGATAGTTTTCAGCCAATACATACCCCTAAAGAAGGTGAAGAGTTTTTATTAAAACCTATGAACTGTCCACATCATTGTGAAATTTACAATCACAAGCCATATTCATACAAAGAATTACCGAAGCGTTTTGCTGAATTTGGTACGGTTTATAGATATGAACAAAGTGGTGAATTACACGGATTAACACGAGTAAGAGGATTTACGCAAGATGATGCACATATATTTTGTACTCCTGAACAATTAAATGAAGAATTCAAATCTGTTATTGATTTGGTGTTGTATGTATTCAAATCACTCAGTTTTGAAAATTTTACTACACAAGTTTCTCTTAGAGACAAAGAAAATAGTGATAAATACATAGGTAGTGACGAGAATTGGCAAAAGGCAGAAAATGCCATTTTAAATGCTGTAAAAGAAAAAGGCCTAGATTATATTGTTGAATATGGAGAGGCAGCTTTTTACGGTCCTAAATTAGATTTTATGGTAAAAGATGCTTTAGGTAGAAGTTGGCAGTTAGGAACAATTCAAGTTGATTACAATTTACCTGAAAGGTTTGATTTAACTTATAAAGGTGCAGACAATAAATTGCACAGACCTGTAATGATTCACAGAGCACCATTTGGTTCTATGGAACGATTTATAGCTGTATTATTAGAACATACAGCGGGGAAATTTCCGCTTTGGCTAACTCCAGAACAGGTTATTATTTTACCAATTAGCGATAAATATCAAAAATATGCCGAAAAAGTTTTACATTTGTTAGAAAATTCCGAAATTCGCGCCCTTATAGATGATAGAAATGAGAAAACTGGCAGAAAAATTAGAGATGCTGAATTGAATAAGATACCATTTATGTTAATTATTGGTGAAAAGGAAGAAGAAAATGGTACAGTTTCTGTAAGAAAGCAAAGTGAAGGAGACAAAGGAACAATTACAACAAACGAATTTATTTCGTTATTAAATAAAGAAATTAATAGTACATTAGAGCAATTTTAG
- a CDS encoding glycerol-3-phosphate dehydrogenase/oxidase, whose protein sequence is MINRENLVEKIDKREVIWDVIVIGGGASGLGIAIEAVTRGYKTLLLEQYDFTKGTSSRSTKLVHGGVRYLAQGNISLVLESLKERGLLQKNAPHLVSNLAFLIPSYTWWGIPFYTIGLILYDLLAGKLTFGKSKPQSKAKTLAKIPTLIKKNLRGSVLYHDGQFDDSRLGLNMAQTIIQKGGTAINYVKVCGFLKEKGIISGVKAQDFETKIEYKIKAKTVINATGIFVDEILQKDNPKAKDIVKPSQGVHLILNKEFLPNNYGLMIPKTKDGRVLFAVPWHNKVILGTTDVLKEVSVIEPKATDEEINFILETAGRYLTKNPTRKDIKSVFAGLRPLAIPKKKGKKTKEISRGHKIYKSQSDLITIIGGKWTTYRQMGQDVINKMEFIKKLPKKNSITSSLHLYGYKEKTDFKDLLYFYGSDIIYIKELILSNPTLDEWVSEILQIKKAQVVWACKNEMARTVEDVLARRTRALFLDAKESIRMSPIVAKIMANELGKNKEWENTQIEKYTALANSYFIK, encoded by the coding sequence GTGATAAATAGAGAAAATTTAGTAGAAAAAATTGACAAACGAGAGGTAATTTGGGATGTTATTGTTATTGGTGGAGGCGCTTCGGGTTTAGGAATAGCAATTGAAGCTGTTACAAGAGGATATAAAACATTGCTTTTAGAACAATATGATTTTACAAAGGGTACTTCAAGTAGAAGTACGAAATTGGTTCATGGAGGAGTTCGATATTTAGCTCAAGGGAATATTTCTTTAGTGCTTGAATCTTTAAAAGAAAGAGGATTACTGCAAAAAAATGCGCCACACTTAGTGTCTAATCTTGCCTTTTTAATTCCTTCGTACACTTGGTGGGGAATACCATTTTATACTATTGGGTTAATTTTATACGATTTGTTAGCTGGAAAACTAACTTTTGGAAAGTCAAAACCACAATCAAAGGCAAAAACATTGGCTAAAATCCCAACGTTAATCAAAAAGAATTTAAGAGGAAGTGTATTGTATCATGATGGACAGTTTGACGATTCAAGGTTGGGATTGAATATGGCTCAAACAATAATTCAAAAGGGAGGTACAGCTATAAACTATGTGAAAGTTTGTGGGTTTTTGAAAGAAAAAGGTATTATTAGTGGCGTTAAAGCTCAAGATTTTGAAACAAAAATTGAGTATAAAATCAAAGCAAAAACAGTAATTAACGCAACAGGTATTTTTGTTGATGAAATTTTACAAAAAGACAACCCAAAAGCTAAAGATATTGTAAAACCTAGTCAAGGTGTACACTTAATTCTGAATAAAGAATTTTTACCAAATAATTATGGTTTAATGATACCCAAAACAAAAGATGGAAGAGTTTTATTTGCTGTGCCTTGGCATAATAAAGTTATTTTAGGAACAACAGATGTATTAAAAGAAGTTTCGGTAATTGAGCCTAAAGCTACAGATGAAGAAATTAATTTTATTTTAGAAACAGCTGGAAGATATTTAACTAAGAATCCAACGCGAAAAGATATAAAAAGTGTTTTTGCGGGTCTTAGGCCTTTGGCTATCCCAAAAAAGAAAGGAAAGAAAACAAAAGAAATTTCTAGAGGTCATAAAATTTATAAATCTCAATCAGATTTAATTACTATAATTGGAGGTAAATGGACAACATACCGTCAAATGGGGCAAGACGTTATTAATAAAATGGAATTTATTAAAAAATTACCAAAAAAAAACTCGATAACATCTTCTTTACATTTGTATGGATATAAAGAGAAGACAGATTTTAAAGATTTACTTTACTTTTATGGTTCAGATATAATTTATATTAAAGAATTAATTTTATCGAACCCAACGTTAGATGAATGGGTAAGTGAAATTTTACAAATAAAAAAAGCACAAGTTGTTTGGGCTTGTAAAAATGAAATGGCTAGAACGGTTGAAGATGTTTTAGCAAGAAGAACAAGAGCTTTGTTTTTAGATGCTAAAGAAAGTATTAGAATGTCCCCAATAGTTGCTAAAATTATGGCCAATGAATTGGGCAAAAACAAAGAGTGGGAAAATACACAAATAGAAAAATATACAGCGTTGGCAAATAGCTATTTCATAAAATAA
- the glpT gene encoding glycerol-3-phosphate transporter → MIKLLRQSPDKKIIPKEKIDEKYKKMRLRVFFGIFVGYAGYYLVRKNFALAMPDLVEQGFSKLELGFALSGVAIAYGLSKFLMGNVSDRSDARKFMPIGLLMSGFIMITMGVFPFATSSVTIMFILLLFNGWFQGMGWPPSGRIMVQWFSIRERGTKMSFWNTAHNIGGGLIGPLAILGVALFNDWHAKFYLPGIIAVFIAGIIYVTLRDRPGVVGLPSIEEHKNDYPEVIEGVNQNISISAKEIFAKYIFKNRLLWFIAIANVFVYLVRYGVLDWAPTYLKEVKSFSLEESGWAYFLYEWAGIPGTIIAGIVSDKWFKGKRAPVSIIYMVLVLISVVIYWKNPPENPLIDNIALVAIGFLIYGPVMLIGVQALDLVPKNAAGTAAGFTGLFGYLGGALTANIAMGYLIDNYGWGSSFWLLIAACILSIIFIGFTWTIENKNHNLKKMKNENM, encoded by the coding sequence ATGATTAAACTTTTGAGACAATCACCTGATAAAAAAATAATACCTAAAGAAAAGATTGATGAAAAGTATAAAAAAATGCGTTTGCGGGTATTTTTTGGTATTTTTGTGGGGTATGCAGGCTACTATTTAGTTCGTAAAAACTTTGCTTTGGCTATGCCAGATTTAGTAGAGCAAGGGTTTTCAAAATTAGAATTAGGATTTGCCTTATCAGGCGTTGCAATTGCATATGGTTTGAGTAAATTTTTAATGGGTAATGTATCTGATAGAAGTGATGCTCGAAAATTTATGCCAATAGGCTTATTAATGTCTGGATTTATTATGATAACCATGGGAGTTTTCCCTTTTGCAACTTCTTCAGTAACTATCATGTTTATATTACTACTATTTAATGGTTGGTTTCAAGGAATGGGGTGGCCTCCAAGTGGAAGAATTATGGTACAGTGGTTTTCTATTAGGGAAAGAGGTACTAAAATGTCTTTTTGGAATACAGCACACAATATTGGAGGCGGATTAATAGGTCCATTAGCTATCTTAGGTGTAGCACTATTTAACGATTGGCACGCAAAATTTTATTTACCGGGTATAATTGCCGTTTTTATAGCGGGAATTATTTATGTAACACTTAGAGATAGGCCAGGAGTTGTAGGCTTACCATCAATTGAAGAGCACAAAAATGATTACCCTGAAGTTATTGAGGGTGTAAATCAAAATATATCAATTTCTGCAAAAGAAATTTTTGCAAAATATATTTTTAAAAATAGACTTTTATGGTTTATAGCTATTGCAAATGTATTTGTTTATTTAGTTAGGTATGGTGTGCTAGACTGGGCTCCTACATATTTAAAAGAAGTTAAAAGTTTCTCATTAGAAGAGTCAGGATGGGCATATTTTTTATATGAATGGGCAGGAATTCCAGGGACTATTATAGCTGGTATTGTTAGTGATAAATGGTTTAAGGGTAAACGGGCTCCGGTAAGTATAATTTATATGGTATTGGTTTTAATTTCAGTAGTAATATATTGGAAAAATCCGCCTGAAAACCCGTTAATTGATAATATTGCACTTGTAGCCATAGGTTTCTTAATTTACGGGCCAGTTATGTTAATAGGAGTTCAAGCTTTAGATTTAGTACCTAAAAATGCAGCAGGAACAGCCGCAGGATTTACGGGGTTGTTTGGGTACTTAGGAGGTGCTTTAACAGCGAATATTGCAATGGGATATTTAATAGATAATTATGGTTGGGGAAGTAGTTTTTGGCTACTTATTGCAGCCTGCATACTTTCCATAATATTTATAGGTTTTACTTGGACAATAGAAAATAAAAATCACAACTTAAAAAAAATGAAAAATGAAAATATGTAA